A window of the Miscanthus floridulus cultivar M001 chromosome 14, ASM1932011v1, whole genome shotgun sequence genome harbors these coding sequences:
- the LOC136503575 gene encoding probable receptor-like protein kinase At5g20050, translating into MDLYNSVKVWLLIQLVAYNAVAFLYICNSSGRKEKVISGGLLVLVLLGFLLSSSAHINIRTDLIFGANIVAICSYCIWYYWKLYPWIRRWLDAIRRCLDALDAHTETEPREPARQLEAAAVLQLQVQQTPFRIRDMPKEFSSDEIQAMTQDFGNRIGRGASAQVFRGSLDDGTAVAVKRIHMHSGRTEAGEEEFRREVSIIANVHHRSLVRLLGYGLQHGGGLYLVYPFFENGSLDRWIFNRSDEQRRLLTWPKRLCIAVDVARALAYLHKDCHRRILHLDIKPGNILLDGDLRAHVSDFGISLCITRDLTSVINTRGRGTFGYMAPEMLVNAVSDRSDVFSYGMTLLELIGGHRNFDPSSSAAPDPNIARNLRERMAQGEHMELVDVAMAVAVDDEEAVKTVVKVALCCIQHERDMRPSMQNVVDMLEGRVTVNFPPEAHRPSSFVVSLSEPHSIPEHAVIDMHGG; encoded by the coding sequence ATGGATCTATACAACAGTGTGAAAGTATGGCTACTCATTCAGTTGGTAGCCTACAACGCCGTTGCTTTCCTATACATTTGCAACTCCTCCGGTCGGAAGGAGAAAGTTATCTCCGGTGGACTTCTTGTCCTTGTTCTGCTTGGCTTCCTACTCAGCTCGTCTGCCCACATCAATATTCGCACCGATCTCATTTTCGGGGCCAACATCGTGGCTATATGCTCGTACTGCATCTGGTACTACTGGAAGCTTTATCCGTGGATCCGACGATGGCTCGATGCGATCCGACGATGTCTCGATGCTCTTGATGCCCACACGGAGACAGAGCCACGTGAACCGGCACGGCAACTAGAAGCGGCGGCGGTGCTTCAGCTCCAAGTCCAACAGACCCCATTTCGCATAAGAGACATGCCGAAGGAATTCTCAAGCGATGAAATCCAAGCCATGACGCAAGACTTCGGAAACAGGATAGGGCGAGGCGCCTCCGCCCAGGTCTTTCGTGGGAGCCTTGATGACGGCACGGCCGTGGCCGTCAAGCGCATACATATGCACAGTGGGCGCACCGAGGCCGGCGAAGAAGAATTCAGAAGAGAGGTCTCCATCATCGCCAACGTGCACCACCGCAGCCTTGTGCGCCTCCTCGGCTACGGCCTCCAGCATGGGGGTGGCCTCTACCTGGTCTACCCCTTCTTCGAGAACGGGTCACTGGACAGGTGGATCTTCAACCGCAGTGACGAGCAAAGGCGCCTCTTGACTTGGCCAAAGAGGTTGTGCATCGCCGTCGATGTGGCCAGAGCGCTTGCGTACCTCCACAAAGACTGCCACCGGCGGATCCTGCACCTCGACATCAAGCCGGGCAACATCCTGCTTGACGGTGACCTCCGCGCGCATGTCTCCGACTTCGGTATCTCCCTCTGCATCACCCGGGACCTGACCAGCGTCATCAACACGCGCGGGAGGGGCACCTTCGGCTACATGGCGCCGGAGATGCTCGTCAATGCGGTGTCGGACAGGTCTGACGTGTTCAGCTACGGCATGACGCTTCTCGAGCTCATCGGCGGACACCGGAACTTCGATCCCTCGTCGTCGGCAGCGCCTGACCCGAACATCGCGCGGAACTTGCGGGAGAGGATGGCGCAAGGCGAGCACATGGAGTTGGTGGACGTAGCCATGGCGGTGGCTGTAGACGATGAGGAGGCGGTGAAGACGGTGGTCAAGGTGGCACTCTGCTGCATCCAGCACGAGCGGGACATGAGGCCAAGCATGCAAAATGTGGTGGATATGCTCGAAGGCCGGGTCACCGTTAATTTCCCGCCGGAGGCCCATCGTCCATCATCTTTTGTTGTAAGTTTATCGGAGCCACATTCGATTCCGGAGCACGCCGTCATCGACATGCACGGTGGGTGA